The following proteins come from a genomic window of Populus alba chromosome 12, ASM523922v2, whole genome shotgun sequence:
- the LOC118044700 gene encoding DExH-box ATP-dependent RNA helicase DExH12 has product MAHLSGGAEAHARFKQYEYRANSSLVHTTDTRRRDTHEPTGEPESLWGRIDPRSFGDRAHRGRPSDLDEKINKAKRKKKERDALSESVRGCQAKRRRLREESVLTSTEEGVYHPKTKETRAAYEAMLSVIQQQLGGQPLNIVSAAADEILAVLKNESVRTQDKRKEIEKLLNPISNSMFDQFVSIGKLITDYQDGGDGAGVSVRNGDDVLNDDVGVAVEFDEDNEDEEGDSDLDMVPQEGEEDDDVVEAGGSEAMQMGGRIDDDEMRGANEGMNLNVQDIDAYWLQRKISQAYEQQIDPQQCQKLAEEVLKLLAEGDDREVETKLLLHLQFDKFTFIKFLLWNRLEIVWCTRLVRSKDQEERKQIEEEMMGSGPDLAGILKELHATRATAKERQKNLEKSIREEARWLKDEAGGDGDRGRRGLVDRDAESGWLKGQPQLLDLDSIAFEQGTGLLMANKKCDLPVGSFKHQKKGYEEVHVPALKPRAIPPNERFVKISEMPDWAQPAFEGIQQLNRVQSKVYETALFKADNILLCAPTGAGKTNVAVLTILQQIALNRNLDGSFNNNNYKIVYVAPMKALVAEVVGNLSNHLQEYGVQVKELSGDQTMTRQQIEETQIIVTTPEKWDIITRKSGDRTYTQLVKLLIIDEIHLLHDNRGPVLESIVARTVRQIETTKVNIRLVGLSATLPNFEDVALFLRVDLEKGLFHFDNSYRPVPLSQQYIGININKPLQRFQLMNDICHEKVMDVAGKHQVLIFVHSRKETAKTAREIRDTALAKDTLSRFLREDSASREILQTDSELVKSNDLKDLLPYGFAIHHAGMTRGDRQLVEERFRDRHVQVLVSTATLAWGVNLPAHTVIIKGTQIYNPEKGAWTELSPLDVMQMLGRAGRPQYDSYGEGIIITGHSELQYYLSLMNQQLPIESQFVSKLADQLNAEIVLGSVQNAREACHWLEYTYLYVRMMRNPTLYGLAPDVLTRDITLEERRVDLIHSAATILDKNNLVKYDRKSGYFQVTDLGRIASYYYITHGTISIYNEHLKPTMGDIELCHLFSLSEEFKYVTVRQDEKMELAKLLDCVPIPIKENLEEPSAKINVLLQAYISQLKLEGLSLTSDMVFITQSAGRLMRALFEIVLKRGWARLAEKALNLCKMINKRMWSVQTPLRQFHGILNEILMMLEKKDLSWERYYDLKPQEIGELIRFPKMGKTLHKFIHQFPKLNLAAHVQPITRTVLRVELTITADFLWDENVHGYVEPFWVIMEDNNGDSILHHEYFMLKRQPVDEEQVVDPTLNFTVLIHEPLPPQYFIRVVSDKWLGSQTVLPISFRHLILPEKYPPPTELLDLQPLPVTALRNTSYEALYQDFKHFNPVQTQVFTVLYNTDDNVLVAAPTVSGKTTCAEFAILRNHQKGPECVMRAVYIAPLEAIAKERYRDWERKFGQGLGMRVVELTGETATDLKLLERGQVIISTPEKWDALSRRWKQRKYVQQVSLFIIDELHLIGGQGGPVLEVIVSRMRYIASKIENKIRIVALSSSLANAKDLGEWIGATSHGLFNFPPGVRPVPLEIHIQGVDIANFEARMQAMTKPTYTYIVKHAKNGKPAIVFVPTRKHVQLAAVDLMTYSSVDGGEKPAFLLRSEELEPFIGKIQEEMLRATLYHGVGYLHEGLSSLDQEVVCQLFETGWIQVCVMSSSLCWGLPLSAHLVVVMGTQYYDGQEDAHTDYPVIDLLQMMGHASRPLLDNSGKCVILCHAPRKEYYKKFLHEAFPVESHLHHFLHDNFNAEVVAGVIENKQDAVDYLTWTFMYRRLTQNPNYYNLQGVSHRHLSDHLSELVENTLADLEKSKCVAIEDDMDLSPLNLGMIASYYYISYTTIERFSYSLTPKTKMKGLLEILSSASEYVQLPIQPGEEEVLRRLINHQRFSFENPRYADPHVKANVLLQAHFSRQSVGGNLALEQREVLLSASRLLQAMIDVISSNGWLNCALLAMEVSQMVTQGMWERDSMLLQLPHFTKELAKKCQENPGRSIETLFDLVEMEDDERRELLQLSDSQVLDIVRFCNQFPNIDMSYEVMDGDNVRAGEDITVLVTLARDLEGTEVGPVDAPRYPKAKEEGWWLAVGDTKSNLLLAIKRVSLQRKSKVKLEFAAPTDAGRMSYTLYFMCDSYLGCDQEYNFSVDVGEAAGPDEDSEGE; this is encoded by the exons ATGGCGCATCTGAGTGGTGGTGCTGAGGCACACGCTCGATTCAAGCAATACGAGTACAGAGCCAATTCCAGTCTGGTTCATACTACTGATACTCGACGACGTGATACTCATGAGCCCACTGGTGAACCTGAGTCTCTCTGGGGCAGGATTGACCCTAGAAGTTTTGGTGACCGTGCTCACAGAGGGAGACCTTCTGATTTAGATGAGAAGATTAACAAGGctaagaggaagaagaaggagcgtGATGCCCTTTCTGAATCTGTCCGTGGTTGTCAAGCTAAGAGGCGCCGCCTTAGAGAGGAGAGTGTCCTTACTTCTACTGAGGAGGGCGTTTACCACCCCAAGACCAAGGAAACTAGAGCTGCCTATGAAGCTATGCTAAGTGTCATTCAGCAGCAATTGGGTGGTCAGCCTCTTAATATTGTTAGTGCTGCCGCTGATGAGATTTTGGCTGTTCTCAAGAATGAGTCTGTTAGGACGCAGGACAAGAGGAAGGAGATTGAGAAGTTGTTGAACCCTATTTCCAACAGTATGTTTGATCAGTTTGTTTCAATTGGTAAGCTTATCACTGATTACCAAGATGGGGGTGATGGTGCTGGGGTCTCCGTTCGTAATGGTGATGATGTCCTTAATGATGATGTGGGTGTTGCTGTGGAGTTTGATGAGGACAATGAAGATGAGGAAGGGGATAGTGATCTGGATATGGTGCCACAGGAGGGGGAAGAGGATGATGATGTGGTGGAAGCAGGTGGTTCTGAGGCCATGCAGATGGGTGGCAGAATCGATGATGATGAAATGAGGGGGGCAAATGAGGGAATGAACCTTAATGTTCAGGATATTGATGCTTATTGGCTACAAAGGAAGATTTCACAAGCTTATGAACAGCAGATTGATCCACAACAGTGCCAGAAGCTAGCAGAAGAAGTGCTGAAGTTACTTGCCGAGGGAGATGACAGGGAAGTTGAAACGAAGTTGCTGTTACATCTCCAGTTTGATAAGTTCACCTTTATAAAGTTTCTTTTGTGGAACAGGCTGGAGATTGTCTGGTGTACACGTTTAGTTAGGTCCAAAGATCAGGAGGAGAGGAAGCAGATAGAGGAGGAAATGATGGGTTCAGGTCCTGATTTGGCAGGGATTTTGAAGGAACTGCATGCCACTAGGGCAACTGCTAAAGAGAGACAAAAGAACTTGGAGAAGAGTATAAGAGAAGAGGCTCGCTGGCTGAAGGACGAGGCTGGTGGAGATGGGGATAGGGGTAGGAGAGGACTTGTTGATAGAGATGCTGAAAGTGGTTGGTTGAAAGGCCAGCCTCAGTTGCTTGACTTGGACAGCATTGCTTTTGAACAGGGTACTGGCCTTTTGATGGCAAACAAAAAGTGTGATCTTCCTGTTGGTTCTTTTAAACATCAGAAAAAGGGTTATGAAGAAGTTCATGTACCAGCATTGAAGCCACGGGCAATACCTCCTAATGAGAGGTTTGTAAAGATATCAGAAATGCCAGACTGGGCTCAACCAGCTTTCGAAGGGATTCAACAGTTGAACAGGGTGCAGAGTAAAGTCTATGAGACCGCCCTTTTCAAGGCAGATAATATACTTTTGTGTGCTCCAACTGGAGCAGGAAAAACCAACGTTGCAGTGCTCACTATACTTCAGCAAATTGCCTTGAACAGGAATCTGGACGGTTCattcaacaataataattataagatAGTTTATGTGGCTCCAATGAAAGCCCTTGTGGCTGAAGTTGTGGGTAATTTGTCCAATCATCTGCAGGAGTATGGTGTCCAGGTGAAGGAACTAAGTGGAGATCAAACAATGACCCGCCAACAAATTGAGGAAACTCAGATAATTGTGACAACCCCTGAAAAGTGGGACATTATCACCAGAAAGTCTGGTGATCGCACCTATACTCAACTTGTGAAACTCCTTATTATTGATGAGATTCACCTTCTTCATGATAATAGAGGACCTGTGCTTGAGAGTATTGTTGCAAGAACCGTTAGGCAAATTGAAACAACAAAGGTAAATATCCGGTTGGTGGGGCTGTCAGCTACACTCCCTAATTTTGAGGATGTGGCTTTGTTTTTGCGGGTTGATCTGGAAAAAGGGCTCTTCCATTTTGACAATAGCTACAGGCCAGTTCCTCTTTCTCAACAGTATATTGGAATCAATATAAATAAGCCACTGCAGAGGTTTCAGTTGATGAATGATATCTGTCACGAGAAGGTAATGGATGTAGCAGGAAAGCATCAAGTTCTCATCTTTGTCCACTCAAGGAAGGAAACAGCCAAAACAGCTCGAGAAATAAGGGACACTGCACTTGCTAAGGATACTTTAAGTAGATTCTTGAGAGAGGACAGTGCAAGCCGTGAGATTCTCCAAACTGATTCAGAATTGGTGAAAAGCAATGATCTCAAAGATCTTCTGCCCTATGGCTTTGCTATTCATCATGCTGGGATGACAAGAGGTGATCGTCAACTTGTTGAGGAGCGCTTTAGGGATAGGCATGTGCAAGTACTGGTTTCTACTGCAACTCTAGCTTGGGGTGTTAACTTGCCTGCTCACACTGTGATTATCAAAGGGACTCAGATTTACAATCCAGAAAAAGGAGCATGGACTGAACTAAGTCCACTGGATGTTATGCAGATGTTGGGTCGTGCTGGCAGGCCTCAGTATGATTCATACGGGGAAGGGATTATCATCACAGGCCATAGTGAGCTGCAGTACtacctttccttgatgaatcaACAACTTCCCATTGAAAGTCAGTTCGTATCCAAGCTGGCTGATCAGTTGAATGCAGAAATTGTTCTAGGATCAGTTCAAAATGCCAGGGAAGCTTGCCACTGGCTCGAGTATACTTACTTGTATGTCCGGATGATGCGAAACCCTACACTTTATGGCTTAGCACCAGATGTTCTTACTAGGGATATCACATTGGAGGAGAGGAGGGTTGATCTG ATACATTCTGCTGCTACTATCTTggacaaaaataatttggtcAAGTATGACAGGAAGAGTGGATATTTCCAGGTGACTGACTTGGGTCGAATTGCGAGCTACTACTATATTACTCACGGGACAATTTCCATATATAATGAGCATTTGAAGCCAACAATGGGAGATATTGAGCTGTGTCATCTATTCTCACTAAGTGAAGAATTTAAATATGTTACAGTTAGACAAGATGAGAAGATGGAACTGGCAAAGCTTTTGGACTGTGTTCCAATTCCTATCAAGGAAAACCTAGAGGAGCCTAGTGCCAAAATTAATGTTTTGCTGCAAGCATATATTTCTCAGCTAAAGCTCGAAGGGCTTTCATTGACATCTGACATGGTGTTCATAACTCAG AGTGCTGGCCGTCTTATGCGAGCTCTCTTTGAGATTGTCTTGAAAAGAGGATGGGCCCGGTTAGCTGAGAAGGCTTTGAACTTGTGTAAAATGATTAATAAGAGAATGTGGAGTGTCCAGACTCCCCTTCGTCAATTCCATGGGATCCTTAATGAAATTCTGATGATGTTGGAGAAGAAAGATTTGTCATGGGAAAGGTATTATGACCTTAAACCACAGGAGATTGGTGAGCTCATCCGTTTTCCCAAGATGGGCAAAACACTGCACAAGTTCATCCACCAATTCCCAAAGTTAAACCTTGCAGCACATGTTCAGCCCATTACTCGCACCGTGTTGAGGGTTGAACTTACAATAACTGCAGACTTTCTATGGGACGAAAATGTTCATGGATATGTGGAGCCATTTTGGGTTATCATGGAGGATAATAATGGTGATTCTATTCTTCATCACGAGTACTTTATGCTGAAAAGGCAGCCCGTTGATGAGGAACAGGTTGTGGACCCCACACTGAATTTCACAGTGTTGATCCATGAGCCATTGCCACCTCAGTATTTCATTCGTGTTGTGTCAGATAAATGGCTTGGTTCACAAACAGTTTTGCCCATCTCTTTCAGGCATCTTATCTTGCCAGAAAAGTATCCACCTCCTACAGAGTTGTTGGACTTGCAGCCTCTGCCTGTGACTGCGTTGAGAAATACATCATATGAAGCTctttatcaagattttaagcATTTTAATCCAGTGCAAACTCAGGTCTTTACTGTTCTTTATAATACAGATGATAATGTCTTGGTTGCTGCACCAACAGTGAGTGGGAAAACTACCTGTGCAGAGTTTGCCATATTGAGGAATCACCAAAAGGGACCAGAGTGTGTAATGCGTGCAGTGTATATTGCTCCTCTTGAAGCAATTGCCAAGGAACGCTATCGTGATTGGGAGAGAAAGTTTGGCCAAGGTCTTGGCATGCGCGTTGTTGAATTAACTGGGGAAACAGCTACAGACTTGAAGCTACTTGAAAGGGGTCAAGTAATCATCAGCACTCCTGAGAAATGGGATGCTCTGTCTCGACGATGGAAACAGCGGAAGTATGTCCAGCAAGTTAGTCTTTTTATCATTGATGAGCTTCACTTGATTGGGGGTCAAGGTGGTCCTGTCTTGGAGGTGATTGTCTCTAGGATGCGATACATTGCTAGTAAGATAGAGAACAAGATACGGATTGTGGCTTTGTCTTCCTCTCTTGCAAATGCCAAGGATCTTGGGGAATGGATAGGAGCTACATCTCATGGCCTTTTCAATTTTCCTCCTGGTGTGCGTCCTGTGCCCCTGGAAATACACATTCAAGGTGTTGATATTGCCAATTTTGAGGCAAGGATGCAAGCAATGACGAAACCAACATATACTTATATTGTCAAACATGCAAAGAATGGTAAGCCAGCTATTGTCTTTGTTCCCACAAGAAAGCATGTGCAACTCGCTGCTGTAGATCTGATGACATACTCAAGTGTGGATGGTGGAGAGAAGCCAGCTTTTCTGTTAAGGTCTGAAGAATTGGAGCCTTTCATTGGAAAGATCCAGGAAGAAATGTTGAGAGCCACTTTGTACCATGGAGTTGGGTACTTGCACGAGGGCTTGAGCAGCTTGGATCAAGAAGTTGTGTGCCAACTGTTTGAAACTGGGTGGATTCAGGTTTGTGTCATGAGTAGTTCATTATGCTGGGGGTTGCCTTTGTCGGCACATTTAGTGGTGGTGATGGGAACTCAATACTATGATGGGCAAGAAGATGCTCACACGGATTATCCTGTCATAGATCTTCTGCAGATGATGGGTCATGCTAGCCGACCTCTTCTAGATAACTCTGGAAAGTGTGTCATCCTTTGTCATGCACCTCGTAAAGAATATTACAAGAAATTCTTACATGAAGCATTTCCCGTTGAAAGTCATTTGCACCATTTCTtacatgataattttaatgCTGAAGTTGTTGCTGGAGTTATTGAGAACAAGCAGGATGCTGTAGATTATCTCACGTGGACATTCATGTACAGGAGGCTCACTCAGAATCCAAACTACTACAATCTCCAGGGAGTTAGTCACAGGCATCTTTCTGATCACCTCTCAGAGCTTGTTGAGAACACATTGGCTGACCTAGAGAAGAGTAAATGTGTTGCTATCGAGGATGACATGGACCTTTCTCCTTTGAACCTTGGCATGATAGCATCTTACTATTACATCAGTTATACTACTATAGAACGTTTTAGCTACTCTCTGACTCCCAAAACAAAGATGAAGGGTCTTCTGGAAATCCTCTCTTCAGCCTCAGAGTATGTGCAACTGCCAATACAACCTGGGGAGGAGGAGGTGCTTCGAAGATTAATCAATCACCAGAGGTTTTCGTTTGAAAATCCTAGATATGCTGATCCACATGTGAAGGCTAATGTGTTGCTACAAGCCCATTTCTCTAGGCAATCTGTGGGTGGGAACCTAGCATTGGAACAGCGAGAGGTGCTTCTTTCTGCCAGTAGATTGCTTCAAGCAATGATTGATGTCATTTCAAGCAATGGCTGGTTGAACTGTGCTCTCCTTGCTATGGAAGTTAGCCAAATGGTGACACAAGGGATGTGGGAGCGAGATTCCATGCTTCTACAGCTTCCACACTTCACAAAGGAGTTGGCTAAGAAATGCCAGGAGAACCCGGGAAGGAGCATTGAGACATTGTTTGATCTGGTAGAGATGGAAGATGATGAGAGGCGTGAGCTTTTGCAGTTGTCAGATTCTCAGGTGCTAGATATTGTGAGGTTTTGCAATCAATTTCCCAACATTGATATGTCTTACGAGGTGATGGATGGTGATAACGTGAGGGCAGGAGAAGACATCACTGTGCTTGTCACCCTTGCAAGGGATCTAGAGGGGACAGAGGTGGGACCTGTTGATGCCCCAAGGTATCCCAAAGCCAAAGAAGAAGGGTGGTGGCTTGCTGTCGGTGATACCAAGAGCAACCTGTTGCTTGCCATCAAGAGGGTTTCCCTTCAGAGGAAGTCAAAGGTGAAGCTGGAGTTTGCTGCTCCTACAGATGCTGGAAGGATGTCATACACTCTCTATTTCATGTGTGATTCTTATCTTGGCTGTGACCAGGAATACAACTTCTCTGTTGATGTCGGTGAAGCTGCCGGCCCAGATGAAGACAGTGAAGGAGAGTAA